A genomic segment from Bacillus cereus G9842 encodes:
- a CDS encoding ABC transporter permease: protein MVNRFISVRQVGMTVALLLVAMLIVIPLFLILFSSIYENSSWNFLKPFEVMQSGGLAGIFLNSMLLGVLVVIGATIFAFPLAFIMRKTDVGKYSKLDIVFMIPFMTPPYIGSMGWILFMQPNGYFEQFFPMLKTVSSSFFSLGGMVLIMSLHLFPFLYFMLKNTLLQIGSSKEEAAAVHGGSFLYRLRKIILPLLVSSYVMGALLIFVKTIAEFGTPATFGRRIGFHVLTSEIHKFISSWPIDFSSATALSSLLLSACMLIWYMQNVLNRKYSYAMVSGKGVKSKRYTLSIFTRVVAWMYVIGLLIVSIGIPYFSILIASLSKLRGGGLHVNNFTTSHYEALFTMGSPGLEALWNSFLFSLVTAIIAVMIGVFLALMIRKGKKNSEKWLDMCGMLPNMVPGIVMVVGLILFWNSPYMPLSIYNTPVMVIVTYVVLFLPYTVQYVKSSLGQIDDSLMQAGSVFSGNYIYIFRKIILPLIIPGILAGWAMTFTISIRELVASLLVLPPSVETSATFIFAQFEQGEVSIGMAMAVVSVGLTTMCLLLLQHMEQKRKGVA from the coding sequence ATGGTAAATCGATTCATATCAGTAAGACAAGTTGGAATGACGGTAGCGTTATTACTTGTGGCGATGTTAATCGTCATTCCGCTTTTTCTCATTTTATTTTCTAGTATATATGAAAATAGCAGCTGGAACTTTTTAAAGCCTTTTGAAGTGATGCAGAGTGGTGGATTAGCTGGGATTTTTCTAAACTCGATGCTTCTAGGTGTACTCGTTGTAATAGGAGCTACAATATTTGCATTTCCATTGGCGTTTATTATGAGGAAAACAGATGTAGGAAAGTATAGTAAGTTAGATATTGTTTTTATGATTCCATTTATGACACCGCCGTATATTGGATCAATGGGCTGGATTTTGTTCATGCAACCTAACGGCTATTTTGAACAATTTTTTCCGATGCTAAAGACAGTTTCATCATCGTTTTTTAGTTTAGGAGGTATGGTCTTAATTATGAGTCTGCATTTATTCCCATTCCTTTATTTCATGCTGAAAAACACGTTACTTCAGATTGGGAGTAGTAAAGAAGAAGCTGCAGCAGTTCATGGCGGAAGTTTTCTCTATCGTTTAAGAAAAATAATATTGCCGTTATTAGTATCAAGTTATGTAATGGGTGCTTTACTCATTTTCGTAAAGACGATTGCTGAATTTGGAACACCGGCTACATTCGGACGTAGAATAGGATTCCACGTGTTAACATCAGAAATCCATAAATTTATTTCGAGTTGGCCAATTGATTTTAGTAGTGCAACAGCATTATCTTCTTTATTACTTAGTGCTTGTATGCTCATTTGGTATATGCAAAATGTATTGAATCGAAAGTATTCATATGCAATGGTTAGTGGAAAAGGTGTGAAATCTAAAAGATATACTTTGTCTATATTTACGCGCGTTGTAGCATGGATGTATGTAATTGGTTTATTAATCGTATCAATTGGAATTCCATACTTTTCTATACTGATTGCTTCTTTGTCAAAATTAAGAGGCGGCGGTTTACATGTAAATAACTTTACAACAAGCCATTATGAGGCATTGTTTACAATGGGATCTCCGGGATTAGAGGCTTTATGGAATAGTTTTCTTTTTTCACTCGTAACAGCGATTATTGCGGTAATGATTGGAGTCTTTTTGGCACTTATGATTCGAAAGGGGAAAAAAAACTCTGAAAAATGGCTCGATATGTGCGGTATGTTACCCAATATGGTACCAGGAATCGTTATGGTTGTAGGTCTTATTCTATTTTGGAATTCACCATATATGCCCCTGTCAATTTACAATACACCAGTCATGGTTATCGTAACGTATGTTGTGCTGTTTTTACCTTACACGGTGCAATATGTAAAATCATCACTCGGACAAATTGATGATTCTCTCATGCAGGCAGGAAGTGTTTTTTCGGGAAATTATATTTATATTTTTAGAAAAATAATATTGCCTCTTATTATCCCAGGCATTCTTGCTGGATGGGCGATGACATTTACAATTTCGATAAGAGAGTTAGTAGCATCGCTTCTCGTATTACCTCCATCAGTAGAAACGTCAGCAACGTTTATTTTTGCTCAATTTGAACAGGGTGAAGTATCTATAGGCATGGCGATGGCCGTTGTTTCTGTTGGACTTACAACAATGTGCTTATTACTGCTACAACATATGGAGCAAAAGCGAAAAGGGGTAGCATGA
- a CDS encoding serine hydrolase gives MNILKIIGIIAGVIIVAVIAFFVIMNYYLSKEDPDYVLKYIKEHKEDETCSLLIKRNGEVLTSINENKKLPLASMAKIVIAVEFAKQVSEGKISRDEQISLHELEKYYVKDTDGGAHPNWLEDAKARELVKNGQIALEEVAKGMIHYSSNANTTYLLEKLGIERVNESIKELELTSHDKFTSYTAALYMRGYVEKELHVPENQSLKTLRNMSKDEYNKHVLQIQEWMKDEEEWKKRDIPLKVDMEFQRIWSDRLVGANAKDYMSIMEKINSRNYFPKLMQEEIENIFKGTVDNSKLEFAGQKGGSTAFVLTKSLYSTDKKGNKIEAVIMFNDIENQVVYQKLRNNINYFIQDAITDEEFRNKL, from the coding sequence GTGAACATATTAAAGATTATAGGAATAATTGCAGGAGTCATTATAGTAGCTGTTATAGCTTTCTTTGTTATTATGAATTACTATTTGTCAAAAGAAGATCCTGATTACGTATTAAAGTACATAAAAGAACATAAAGAAGATGAAACATGTTCATTACTTATTAAAAGAAATGGAGAAGTATTAACTTCTATAAATGAAAATAAAAAATTGCCATTAGCAAGTATGGCAAAAATCGTAATAGCAGTTGAATTTGCTAAGCAAGTTTCAGAAGGAAAAATAAGTCGTGATGAACAAATTTCATTGCACGAGCTAGAAAAATATTACGTTAAAGATACTGATGGTGGAGCACATCCTAACTGGTTAGAAGATGCCAAAGCGAGAGAATTAGTGAAAAATGGACAAATCGCTTTAGAAGAAGTCGCTAAAGGAATGATTCATTATAGTTCTAATGCAAATACAACATATTTGTTAGAAAAGCTTGGAATAGAAAGAGTAAATGAAAGTATAAAAGAGTTAGAGCTTACTAGTCATGATAAGTTCACTTCTTATACGGCTGCACTATATATGAGAGGATACGTAGAAAAAGAACTTCATGTGCCAGAAAATCAGTCATTAAAAACGTTACGTAACATGTCAAAAGATGAATATAATAAACATGTGTTACAAATACAGGAATGGATGAAAGATGAGGAAGAATGGAAAAAGCGGGATATTCCATTAAAAGTAGATATGGAATTTCAGCGAATTTGGTCAGATCGATTAGTGGGTGCAAACGCTAAAGATTATATGAGTATAATGGAAAAAATAAATAGTAGAAATTATTTTCCTAAATTAATGCAAGAAGAAATCGAGAATATTTTCAAAGGCACAGTTGATAATAGTAAGTTAGAATTTGCGGGGCAAAAAGGTGGATCTACCGCATTCGTATTGACCAAAAGTTTGTATAGTACAGATAAGAAAGGTAATAAGATAGAAGCTGTCATTATGTTTAACGATATAGAAAATCAAGTTGTATATCAAAAGCTGAGAAATAATATAAATTATTTTATTCAAGATGCTATAACAGATGAAGAGTTTAGAAATAAATTATAA
- a CDS encoding YfmQ family protein, whose translation MTTWFIVMLVVFGAFKIIVSSLPNTVIESIISKYETHPKLEEENVTITIHGNNVEGEQKSKIIHDFNEGLFLDRYYAPPHNEGTPLIINAKRGKKDFTFYIYSHEEHVDVVKQYKTKVVAYSLRSKNLQNSDMFVSADLA comes from the coding sequence ATGACGACTTGGTTTATTGTAATGTTAGTTGTATTTGGGGCATTTAAAATTATCGTTTCTAGCCTTCCTAACACTGTTATTGAATCCATTATTAGCAAGTACGAAACACATCCAAAACTTGAAGAAGAGAATGTGACTATTACAATTCACGGAAATAACGTAGAAGGCGAACAGAAATCAAAAATTATTCATGATTTTAACGAAGGTTTATTTTTAGATCGCTATTATGCACCACCCCATAATGAAGGCACTCCTTTAATTATCAATGCAAAACGTGGTAAAAAAGATTTCACATTTTATATTTACAGTCATGAAGAGCATGTTGATGTTGTAAAACAATATAAAACGAAGGTAGTTGCTTATAGTTTACGCTCTAAAAATCTTCAAAATAGTGATATGTTCGTGTCAGCTGATTTAGCTTAA
- a CDS encoding DUF3885 domain-containing protein, with the protein MLETFPNLELRPPLFYNWDIGIRFRLGVDYDCNNIYENCLYLEGVYKRTITLFQSLHSTKDDIYIVVDVNDHANGETFKQKLNIFSKYVKEKSDLFKLQKNTIPYVFPDEDEDEDGAYKTHRYTLKCEISDFTYIPMLKAICNQDMGIKPSIFHRVYFINVNKNTIFHVYDDRGCDVLAISPDTIRDIYNTYNDWILEYDRNKIDKVFNWM; encoded by the coding sequence ATGCTTGAAACGTTTCCGAATTTAGAACTTAGACCACCTCTATTTTATAATTGGGATATTGGTATTCGTTTTAGATTAGGTGTGGACTATGATTGTAATAACATTTATGAAAATTGTCTATATTTAGAAGGCGTTTATAAAAGGACGATTACTTTATTTCAGTCTTTACATTCAACAAAAGATGATATTTATATTGTAGTGGATGTAAATGACCATGCAAACGGTGAAACTTTCAAACAGAAATTGAATATCTTTTCTAAGTATGTCAAAGAGAAGTCCGATTTGTTTAAGTTACAGAAAAATACAATCCCTTATGTTTTTCCAGATGAAGATGAAGATGAAGATGGAGCATATAAAACACATAGATATACTTTGAAATGTGAAATCTCTGACTTTACATACATTCCTATGTTAAAAGCAATTTGTAATCAAGATATGGGAATAAAACCGAGTATTTTTCATAGGGTGTATTTTATAAATGTTAACAAGAATACTATATTTCACGTTTATGATGATAGAGGTTGTGATGTATTAGCTATCTCTCCTGATACAATTAGGGATATTTATAATACATATAATGATTGGATATTAGAATACGATAGAAATAAAATTGATAAAGTATTTAATTGGATGTAG
- a CDS encoding protein phosphatase 2C domain-containing protein, translated as MCKGIHLARERMIAVNTFKWISHEQMYVDEIHVEKCGPLSVGVYGGNQESDAYERGDAVLAWWDPELQFEFVMIFDTHHKTKNIDYIIEAISARKEKLKELFSYPIHLAFHHTHMYLLALFTDELFIKKCDQDDEELACLICLRKGEFLYWLSVGDCFAYLFHSEKTKNGKGRLNKRKNYEYIGRKNIFAANTPCFTSGVRGLEKGMNHIVMATDGILECDKRRFDDDQSLVEILHDGSCLQIEPVLTNVLQWKGRDCATIIGWSIDTDNKQCAN; from the coding sequence ATGTGTAAAGGTATACATTTAGCAAGAGAGAGGATGATAGCTGTGAATACATTCAAATGGATTAGTCATGAACAGATGTATGTAGATGAAATACATGTTGAAAAATGTGGTCCTCTTTCAGTCGGCGTATATGGGGGGAATCAAGAGAGTGATGCATATGAACGAGGAGATGCGGTGCTTGCTTGGTGGGATCCTGAATTACAATTTGAATTTGTTATGATTTTTGATACACATCACAAAACAAAAAATATAGATTATATAATAGAAGCGATTTCGGCAAGAAAAGAAAAACTAAAGGAGTTATTCTCATATCCAATACATTTAGCTTTTCATCATACACATATGTACTTATTAGCGTTATTTACAGATGAGTTATTTATTAAAAAATGTGATCAAGATGATGAGGAACTCGCTTGCTTAATTTGTTTACGAAAAGGCGAATTTTTATATTGGTTATCAGTTGGTGATTGTTTCGCGTATTTATTCCATTCTGAGAAAACGAAAAATGGAAAAGGACGATTAAATAAACGGAAAAATTACGAATATATTGGTAGGAAAAATATTTTTGCAGCAAATACACCTTGCTTTACGTCAGGTGTAAGAGGATTAGAAAAAGGAATGAATCACATTGTAATGGCAACAGATGGTATTTTAGAGTGTGACAAACGAAGGTTTGATGATGATCAATCTTTAGTAGAAATATTACACGACGGAAGTTGCTTGCAGATTGAGCCCGTATTAACAAATGTATTGCAGTGGAAAGGTAGAGATTGTGCCACGATTATTGGATGGTCTATTGATACTGATAATAAACAATGTGCTAATTAA
- a CDS encoding MBL fold metallo-hydrolase, translated as MMRIEVWGGAGEYGRSCYFVKNKETKIVFDCGINRSYEDSYPKIEREAVPFLDAVFLSHIHEDHTMGLPLLAKYGYKKKIWTTRYTKEQLPLYYEKWRNYNVMQGWNLPYSDQHIKDLNYVCIDEISNPNEWIQITPTLRFQWGYSGHVLGAVWFLVDLCNTYVFYSGDYSAESNILRANLPEKLGHNIKVAIVDAAYHTDDVSQNERLDDLCAEIERVMQNKGIALLPLPQLGRAQDIVLYLYERYKEFPLIVDKEILAGFEEMFIYKDWIKNNEELKWIMESLKRNIIVMDNDISMQNSYGIVVMSDANMQTKRAQLCYEQLRNEKRNSVIFTGHIAKGSFAERVMKEHVRSTCRVKRVPYKVHQSIKDVKEMLNTLLPEHTVLVHALKEDTDRLQQKLSTAGYENVYSLAMERIEVI; from the coding sequence ATGATGAGGATAGAAGTATGGGGTGGGGCAGGAGAATACGGTCGCTCCTGCTATTTTGTAAAAAATAAAGAGACGAAAATAGTATTTGATTGTGGTATTAATCGATCTTATGAGGATAGTTATCCAAAAATAGAGAGAGAAGCTGTTCCATTTTTAGATGCGGTATTTTTATCACATATTCATGAAGATCATACGATGGGTTTACCTTTATTAGCGAAGTATGGATATAAGAAAAAAATTTGGACGACTCGTTATACGAAGGAGCAACTGCCGTTATATTATGAAAAATGGAGAAACTATAATGTGATGCAAGGGTGGAATTTACCTTATAGCGACCAACACATAAAAGATTTAAATTATGTATGTATTGATGAGATTAGTAATCCAAATGAATGGATACAAATTACTCCTACATTGCGGTTTCAGTGGGGATATAGTGGGCATGTATTAGGAGCTGTTTGGTTTTTAGTTGATTTGTGTAATACATACGTGTTCTATTCCGGCGATTATTCAGCAGAGTCTAATATACTACGAGCTAATTTACCTGAGAAATTGGGCCACAATATAAAAGTTGCAATTGTAGATGCCGCTTACCACACAGATGATGTTTCGCAAAATGAAAGATTAGATGATCTATGTGCAGAAATTGAGCGAGTTATGCAGAATAAAGGAATAGCATTGCTACCGCTGCCACAACTTGGTAGGGCGCAAGATATAGTATTGTATTTATATGAACGATATAAAGAATTTCCGCTTATAGTAGATAAAGAAATTTTGGCTGGATTTGAAGAGATGTTCATATATAAAGATTGGATAAAAAATAATGAAGAACTTAAATGGATTATGGAGAGTTTAAAAAGAAACATAATAGTGATGGATAATGACATTAGTATGCAAAATAGTTATGGAATAGTTGTAATGAGTGATGCGAATATGCAAACGAAACGAGCACAGTTATGCTATGAACAGCTTCGGAATGAAAAACGTAATTCCGTTATTTTTACTGGGCATATTGCGAAAGGGAGTTTTGCAGAAAGAGTTATGAAAGAACATGTAAGGAGTACATGTAGGGTGAAGCGAGTTCCGTATAAAGTTCACCAAAGTATAAAAGACGTTAAAGAGATGTTAAATACATTATTACCAGAACATACGGTGCTAGTGCATGCTTTGAAAGAGGATACGGATCGATTACAACAAAAGCTAAGTACAGCAGGATATGAAAATGTATATTCACTTGCAATGGAACGTATAGAAGTCATTTAA
- a CDS encoding MarR family winged helix-turn-helix transcriptional regulator: protein MNNINQHWESIYYHLRYEYEDNLSHQAIRILQIVSREKDITIGKVATELSLSHNTASEHIKRLIQKGFIVKERNKQDERVVNLTLTIEGIEVLEKHTLLDKEKIKILESQLSKEEQQLIEKAFSLLAKEAKYAFPR, encoded by the coding sequence ATGAACAACATTAATCAACATTGGGAGAGCATTTATTATCACTTACGATACGAATACGAGGACAACCTTTCCCACCAAGCAATTCGTATTTTACAAATCGTTTCTCGTGAGAAAGATATAACAATTGGAAAAGTCGCTACTGAGCTTAGTCTTTCTCATAACACAGCGTCTGAACACATAAAGCGCCTTATTCAAAAGGGCTTCATCGTTAAAGAGAGAAATAAACAAGATGAAAGAGTGGTAAACCTTACATTAACAATTGAAGGGATTGAAGTATTAGAAAAACATACTTTACTGGATAAAGAAAAGATAAAAATATTAGAATCACAGTTATCAAAAGAAGAACAACAATTAATTGAAAAAGCATTTTCGTTATTAGCGAAGGAGGCAAAATATGCATTTCCTCGTTAA
- a CDS encoding ABC transporter substrate-binding protein gives MKKFSSLKSLFVCTLLFSAVVTGCSSKTGNADAKSKNTNEKKIVVYSAGPKGLAEKIQKDFEKKTGIKVEMFQGTTGKILARMEAEKKNPVVDVVVLASLPAMEGLKKEGQTLAYKEAKQADKLRSEWSDDKGHYFGYSASALGIVYNTKNVKTAPEDWSDITKGEWKGKVNLPDPALSGSALDFVTGYVKKNGKDGWNLFEQLKKNEVTVAGANQEALDPVVTGAKDMVIAGVDYMTYSAKVKGEPVDIVYPKSGTVISPRAAGIMKDSKNVEGAKEFIDYLLSDDVQKQVAKAYLLPGRTDIKAENRPNVEEIPVLNIDWKTVEKEQDEIGKQFKKVFQ, from the coding sequence ATGAAGAAATTCAGTTCGCTTAAGTCTTTATTTGTATGTACTTTATTATTTTCGGCTGTAGTAACAGGGTGTAGTTCAAAGACAGGCAATGCAGATGCAAAAAGTAAAAATACGAATGAAAAGAAAATTGTTGTATATAGTGCAGGGCCAAAAGGGTTAGCAGAAAAAATTCAAAAAGACTTTGAAAAGAAAACAGGTATAAAAGTAGAAATGTTTCAAGGAACAACAGGTAAGATTTTAGCGAGAATGGAAGCTGAAAAGAAAAATCCAGTCGTTGATGTAGTCGTACTTGCATCATTACCAGCGATGGAAGGATTAAAGAAAGAGGGTCAAACGTTAGCTTATAAAGAAGCGAAACAAGCTGATAAGCTGCGTTCTGAATGGTCAGATGATAAAGGACATTATTTCGGGTATAGTGCTTCAGCATTAGGGATTGTGTACAATACAAAAAATGTGAAGACAGCGCCTGAAGATTGGAGCGATATAACGAAAGGGGAATGGAAAGGAAAAGTGAATCTTCCAGATCCAGCACTTTCAGGTTCAGCTTTAGACTTTGTAACAGGATATGTGAAAAAGAATGGAAAAGATGGATGGAATTTATTTGAACAGCTTAAGAAAAATGAAGTTACAGTAGCAGGAGCAAATCAAGAAGCTTTAGATCCAGTAGTAACAGGTGCGAAAGATATGGTAATTGCAGGTGTTGATTATATGACGTACAGCGCAAAAGTAAAGGGTGAACCGGTTGATATCGTATATCCAAAAAGCGGAACAGTTATTAGCCCACGTGCAGCGGGGATTATGAAGGATAGTAAAAATGTAGAGGGTGCAAAAGAGTTTATTGATTATTTATTATCAGATGATGTGCAAAAACAAGTTGCTAAAGCGTATTTATTGCCAGGTAGAACAGATATAAAAGCTGAAAATAGACCGAATGTAGAAGAGATTCCAGTATTAAATATTGATTGGAAAACAGTTGAGAAAGAGCAAGATGAAATAGGAAAACAATTTAAGAAAGTATTTCAATAA
- a CDS encoding alpha/beta fold hydrolase produces the protein MYRFCLSKIISSLGGINIHKFVEIMGQNIEVHIKGSGKQTVVIQTGMSCSFYDWFPIIEKLSEYFTVVSYHRPGYGKSDVGHQPRTIRQVTKELHMLLNKLAIQEPFILIGHSYGGLCAQHFAMLHEDKLQALILVDSTSMNLHRLDELHLPISDQTDSDDVWFQKYNMYSKMDVDTLYNELKSMLANQSKQQIEFSTSASLYKATASELSEWKNCALSLKELCKTLEIPLIVIGRDPQYSITQLTNGGMPKEEATQLEAMWQELIHEQLHLSTNSHYILAQHASHGIENDRPDIIIEAIHFLQIKKGSN, from the coding sequence GTGTATCGTTTTTGCTTGTCAAAAATTATTTCAAGCTTAGGAGGAATTAACATTCATAAATTTGTAGAAATAATGGGGCAAAATATAGAAGTACATATAAAAGGAAGTGGTAAACAAACTGTAGTCATTCAAACCGGAATGAGTTGCTCATTTTATGATTGGTTTCCTATTATAGAAAAGCTTTCAGAGTACTTTACAGTCGTTTCATACCATCGCCCAGGTTACGGAAAAAGTGATGTAGGCCATCAGCCGCGTACAATAAGGCAAGTTACAAAAGAGCTACATATGTTACTAAACAAACTAGCTATTCAAGAGCCATTTATTCTAATCGGTCATTCCTACGGAGGATTATGTGCACAACATTTTGCGATGTTACATGAAGATAAGCTGCAAGCACTTATTTTAGTTGATTCTACTTCGATGAACTTACACCGTTTAGATGAACTTCATTTACCAATTTCTGATCAAACTGATTCTGATGATGTTTGGTTTCAAAAATATAATATGTATTCCAAAATGGATGTAGACACACTTTATAATGAACTAAAATCTATGCTCGCCAATCAATCAAAACAGCAAATTGAATTCTCTACCTCCGCCTCATTATATAAAGCGACAGCTTCTGAACTATCTGAGTGGAAAAACTGTGCTCTCTCACTAAAAGAGCTATGTAAAACATTAGAAATACCATTAATCGTTATCGGTAGAGATCCTCAATATTCTATTACTCAATTGACTAATGGTGGCATGCCAAAAGAGGAAGCAACACAACTTGAAGCAATGTGGCAAGAACTAATTCATGAACAATTACACCTCTCAACTAACAGCCACTATATTCTTGCCCAACATGCTAGTCACGGTATAGAAAATGATCGACCAGATATTATTATTGAAGCAATTCATTTCTTACAAATCAAAAAAGGAAGCAACTAA
- a CDS encoding DUF3147 family protein, whose translation MHFLVKVIVSALIIGVITEVAKHFSTIGGFIAALPLVSLLSLFWISFEGGNKQELSQFALGVLYGFPASALLLFIVYIGLKNSFTLSTSVLLGIGVWCIVFACQKLFQA comes from the coding sequence ATGCATTTCCTCGTTAAAGTAATCGTTTCGGCACTTATTATCGGCGTTATCACTGAAGTTGCTAAACATTTCAGTACGATAGGTGGCTTTATTGCTGCCCTTCCACTCGTTAGTTTACTTAGTCTATTTTGGATTTCATTCGAAGGCGGGAATAAACAAGAATTAAGTCAATTTGCTTTAGGGGTATTATATGGATTCCCCGCATCAGCACTACTATTATTTATCGTCTATATTGGTTTAAAAAATTCATTTACACTTAGTACATCTGTCCTACTCGGTATAGGTGTTTGGTGTATCGTTTTTGCTTGTCAAAAATTATTTCAAGCTTAG
- a CDS encoding histidine phosphatase family protein: MTTIYFVRHAHSTYTKEERERPLSEKGHCDAENVTHLLKDKHIDVVISSPYKRAIQTVQGIANTYKLLIQTEEDLRERLLSTEPVADFNVAMQNVWKDWSFAYEGGESSDVAQRRAVICMQNILKQYEGKNIVIGTHGNIMVLLMNYFNSKYDFEFWKTLHMPDVYKLNFDKNRFISAERIEKTGHRLNIL, translated from the coding sequence ATGACGACAATCTATTTCGTTCGCCATGCCCACTCTACATATACAAAAGAAGAAAGGGAACGACCTTTATCTGAAAAAGGGCACTGTGATGCAGAGAATGTAACGCATTTATTAAAAGATAAACATATTGATGTTGTTATTTCTAGTCCGTACAAAAGAGCGATCCAAACTGTACAAGGAATTGCGAATACATATAAATTATTAATACAAACAGAAGAAGATTTGCGTGAAAGATTATTGAGTACAGAGCCAGTAGCAGATTTTAATGTTGCTATGCAGAATGTGTGGAAAGATTGGAGTTTTGCATACGAAGGCGGAGAATCGAGTGATGTCGCACAAAGGCGCGCTGTAATATGTATGCAAAATATATTAAAACAATATGAAGGTAAGAACATTGTAATAGGTACGCATGGGAATATTATGGTATTACTAATGAATTATTTTAATTCGAAATATGATTTTGAGTTTTGGAAAACACTTCATATGCCTGATGTGTATAAATTAAATTTTGATAAAAATCGCTTCATTTCTGCTGAAAGAATAGAGAAAACAGGTCATCGGTTAAATATTTTGTAA